The Oreochromis niloticus isolate F11D_XX linkage group LG15, O_niloticus_UMD_NMBU, whole genome shotgun sequence genome includes a region encoding these proteins:
- the LOC102082532 gene encoding uncharacterized protein LOC102082532: protein MTERRDHNQDPADSSREYDLSRIQGLMKRISHTKDTKTMVVGINAIKAILEGNPHLRQLRGFMGYMDQLHEAQEVLQARELAAFARSQFANPKPPQQHPRSTELPATQQRRSRGRGVSTPLPRDPSACCSKPNSPASFLAAMWSEDWEEDFIPPPSPVSSATSVPSSGRKRRSRRRNPLPQLDSGTSELRLGAEEPKENCFL from the exons atgacagaACGACGCGACCACAATCAGGACCCAGCGGACTCGTCCCGGGAGTATGATCTCTCCCGCATCCAAGGTTTGATGAAGCGGATTTCCCACACTAAAGACACTAAGACTATGGTGGTTGGGATTAACGCTATCAAAGCCATCCTGGAGGGAAATCCTCACCTGCGCCAGCTAAGAGGATTTATGGGCTATATGGACCAGCTGCACGAGGCCCAGGAGGTGCTACAAGCTCGGGAGCTCGCAGCTTTTGCCCGCTCCCAGTTTGCTAACCCGAAGCCACCGCAGCAGCACCCGCGGAGCACGGAGCTTCCCGCTACGCAGCAGCGACGGTCACGGGGGAGAGGCGTTTCCACACCTCTGCCGCGGGATCCCTCCGCGTGCTGTTCCAAGCCTAATTCACCGGCCTCCTTCTTGGCAGCGATGTGGTCAGAGGATTGGGAGGAAGATTTCATCCCTCCTCCATCACCAGTTTCCTCCGCCACTTCTGTTCCCTCGTCTGGGAGGAAACGCCGCTCACGCCGCCGGAACCCCTTACCTCAGCTGGATTCGGGAACTTCTGAACTTCGGCTGGG AGCAGAGGAACCCAAAGAAAACTGTTTCCTCTGA
- the LOC109194736 gene encoding trace amine-associated receptor 1-like, with product MHPCYESENATYTFTNNPSIACVILYIFLGSLSVVTIFGNLLVTIAIIYFKQLHTPTNYLILSLAVADLLVGVLVFPFSMAFTVTLCLDHEDLFCKIRDSFDVSLCTSSILNLCCISIERYYAVCQPLNYRSKINTQVTMFMILVSWGISVLIGICIIIAGFSQGMCEEVCSVDVVIANTMGPVFSFYLPAIIMLCIYLKIFLVAQKQVSTIQNAICTKSGATISKLERKATKTLSIVMGVFLLCLSPYFICVVFQPLAHNPPPIPVIETLNWLTLSNSMLNPLIYAFFYSWFRSAYRLIVSGTILHCNLANSKLF from the coding sequence ATGCATCCCTGCTATGAATCAGAAAATGCCACTTATACTTTTACAAACAACCCTTCCATTGCCTGTGTTATATTGTATATTTTCCTTGGTTCATTGTCTGTTGTCACAATATTCGGAAACCTTCTTGTAACAATTGCCATAATTTACTTCAAACAGCTTCACACGCCTACTAACTACCTCATCCTGTCTCTGGCTGTGGCTGACCTGCTTGTAGGAGTTTTAGTTTTCCCTTTCAGCATGGCCTTCACTGTTACTTTGTGTCTGGATCATGAAGATTTATTTTGCAAAATACGCGATAGCTTTGATGTGTCACTATGCACATCTTCTATTCTAAACTTGTGCTGCATTTCCATAGAGAGATATTATGCAGTTTGTCAGCCTCTGAATTACAGatcaaaaataaatactcaagtTACAATGTTTATGATACTGGTGAGCTGGGGCATTTCTGTATTAATTGGAATTTGCATTATAATTGCAGGATTCAGCCAAGGTATGTGTGAAGAAGTGTGCTCTGTTGATGTTGTAATTGCAAACACTATGGGACCTGTTTTCTCATTTTACCTTCCAGCAATCATTATGCTTTGTATATACCTAAAGATTTTCCTTGTTGCACAGAAACAAGTAAGCACCATCCAAAATGCAATCTGTACAAAATCTGGAGCAACTATTAGTAAGCTAGAAAGAAAGGCCACAAAAACGCTGTCTATTGTCATGGGAGTGTTTCTTTTATGTTTGAGTCCTTACTTTATTTGTGTTGTCTTTCAGCCTTTAGCTCATAATCCCCCACCGATTCCTGTGATTGAAACACTTAACTGGCTTACGTTGTCAAATTCAATGTTAAATCCATTAATTTATGCTTTCTTTTATAGCTGGTTTAGGTCAGCTTACAGATTGATTGTTTCTGGAACAATACTTCATTGTAATTTGGCTAACTCaaaattgttttaa